Part of the Spirochaeta lutea genome is shown below.
ATTGCCTTTCATCATGGGGGATTCTGGGAAAAAGGTCGAGTGCTTGGCCAGGGCCTTGGGGTTGTACCGGGGGTACCGGTCGATGCTCCAGAGGCCCCGGCACCAGGTGTGCCCCACCGCGTCTGTCCCGGGAACTCAGCCCCGGCCCATACCAAGGCCAGGTGAATGTGAACCAGACCACATCCACCTCGGGAGCTTAGTCCTGGTGCCAGCGCCGGAGTCTGGGCAAGGACGCCTTGACGGGTTCCTAAAACTACCATAGCGGTTTCGGCCCTTTATCGTATATACTCCTAGGTATGGCTCAGGGAAATTCCGCTCGTGATAAACTTCTGCAGCAAAATAAAAAACGATACATCAGGTTGAAGGTCGACAGGTTTTTAAGGGCTGCAGTTTTTATTGGTGCTAGCGTATTAGCGCTGAACGGCTGTACTCCCCGGCCAGAGGACCTGAGGGTCGGTTTTGTCTCCACCCTCTCGGGCAGGGATAGCCGTATGGGGATTGATGAGCGCCGGGGAATTACCCTGGCAGTGGAGGAGATGAATTCCCAGGGCGGGATGCAACTGGCCCCGGGATTGCGGCGGCCTGTGAACCTTCGGATACTCGATGACGGAGGGACTCCCGAGGGTGCACGTTCTGCAGTCAGCCGGCTCATTCAGGGGGGCGTGGATGTTGTTATCGGGTTGCAGACCAGCGGGTTAACTGCCGCAGGGTTGGAGGTCGCCCAGGAAAACCGGACGGTTATGATCTCTCCCTCAGCTACCTCTAAGCAGTTTAGTGCCCGGGATGATTACTTTTTCCGGGTTGTGAACAGCACCCAAGATGAGGCGCGCTCCCTGGCCCGGTATCTGGAGGCCAATGATCTGATTCCACGTCGGCGGATTGCTATGGTGGTGGATATTTCCAATGCGGTATACACCCTGGCATGGTCAGAGGATTTAGAGTACTTTCTCCGGGAACTTGCAGACACCGACACGGGGGACTCGGTCATCTTTGAACAAACCTTCTATAATGCCTTGGAAGGTTCGGGGGATGGCGCCGATGATGTTGATTACCCTGGGGTGCTTGCAGAGCTGGGAGATTTAGGGGACTACGATGCCCTGGTTATTGCTACCGGGGCAATAGATGCGGGCTTTTTCGCCCAGATAATCCGTCAGCAGGGTTTTACGGGAACCTTGGTGGGGTCTCGGTGGGCGAAAAGCATGGATCTTATTTATACCGGAGGGCCGGCGGTGGAGGGTATGATTTTCTCTGAGATGTACGATCCGTCCCTGGAAACCCCGGAATTTCTGGATTTTATTCAGCGCTTTCAAAGCCGATTCGGGGAAGACCCTAATTTTTCTTCCATGCATAGCTATGAGACCATGCTGTATCTCCAGGCGGGCCTGTCCACCATGGATTCTCGGGAACTTCGCGGGCACATTGAAGGCCCCGCCCTACGGCAGGCCTTGTCCGGGGTGCGCAGGTTCCCCGGGGTTACCGGGCCTGTGGAGGTGGATGAATTCGGCGATGCCCGGCGGCCTCAGGTGGTTCTCCGGATTGAGAACCGGGCATACCGGAGGATTGACTGATGAAGGGCCAATCACGAAAACCGGGTTTCAAAATCCGAATCTCCACCATGCTTATTCTCAGTTTTGTGTGCCTGTCCCTGCTTCCGATCCTGATTACCGGGACCATTCTGGCCCGGGATTTTACCACATCCCTCAGCAGCCTGATTCTGGAGAAGAATCAGGCTATCATCACCAGCTTGGTTCAGGATGTAGAATCATTCCAAGGGCAGCAGGTTTCTATGCTGACCCTGCTGCGTAATCTTGGGGAAGACAGCCCAGCGGATCGGCTGCGGATTATGGAGACCATCCTGAGCCAGAATCCCCAGATCAACCGTATTTACCATCTTTCGTGGGACGGCCGAGTACAACAAACCGTTCCGTCCCAGCAGGATCTCATTGGCCTAGACCTATCCTACCAACCGTACATCCGCCATGCCATGGCTGATCAGAGTAATTGGACCAGGGGCGGGGTGCAGTGGTCGAATACCTTTCTGTCTCCCGATGAGGGCACGCCGGCAGTGGCTGCGACCATCGGGGCTCCCAGTGGACTGTATTCCTTCACCTTGGATCTCTCGATTCTCAACAATTTTCTGTACTCCCAGTCCGATACATCCCGGGAATTCGCCTTTATCCTGGATGAACGGGGCACCTTCATAGCCCATCCTCAGCTGACACCGGTTTTGCAGAGGGAGGATTTCCGGGGAAATCCCGGGGTGCGGGAGCTGCTCCAGGATTCGGAATTGCGGATTGCACGTCACCAGGACGAGGGGTACACTGTTTTGCTGGAGCGGTTACCGGATATTGGCTGGATAGCGGGCTATAACCAGCCCCTGGATGTGGCCCGGGGATCGGCAGCGGATTTTCAACAGACAACCCTGCTGTTCGCCGCCCTTTTCCTGCTCATTACCCTGGCGTCAAACCTTATTCTGGTCAGTTCTTCCTTGAAGCCTATCAGCAATCTCGCCTATCTGAGCCAGCGGATCCGCCAGGGTGATTATGGGGTTGCGGTGCCGTCTTCCCGGTTGCGGGAGGTTTCGGTGGTGAGTGATAACTTTCGAATTATGGTGGATGCTATCAGGGAGCGGGAGCGGGATTTACGGGATTTCAATGCCACCTTGGAAGATCGGGTCGCCCTGCGTACCCGGGAATTGAATCAATCCCTGGAAGATCTTCGCCATGCCCAGAACCAGCTCATCGTGTCTGAAAAAATGGCTGCCCTGGGACAGCTCGTGGCCGGGGTTGCCCACGAGATGAATACCCCCCTGGGGGTAAGTGTGACCGCCCTCAGCTCCCTGATTCAGGAACTACACACCCTGCGTCAGGACTTTGACCAGGGCAGTATTCGGCGGAGCCAGATGGAGGAGTTCCTTGCTGTAGGCGGGGAGACGGCGGCGATTTTGGAATCCAATATTAACCGGGCTGTAGAGATTGTCACCAGTCTCAAGCTTCTGGCGGTGGATCAAAACCTGGATGAATGGCGGGAATTCAACCTTCGGGAATACCTGGACCGGATTGTCTTCAGCCTGAGTCCGGAGCTGAAAAAACAAGGTGCGGTCTGTGAGCTTCAGTGTCCCCAGGATGTGAAGATGCGAAGTTTTCCAGGAGCGCTCTCCCAGGTGGTGACCAACCTGGTAATGAACAGTCTTGTTCATGCCTTCGGCGATCGTATATCCGTGCCCCGGATCTGGATCATGTGCACTAGTGAGAATGGCAGGATCAATATTGAGTACCGGGATAACGGACTTGGCTTGGGGGCTGCGGATCCCGGCCGGATTTTTGACCCCTTCTATACCACCAAACGCGGAGGTGGCGGTACGGGTCTGGGACTGAACATTGTCTATAACCTGGTTACAAACCGACTTCGGGGGCAAGTACGCTACCTAGGACCGAATAATCCCGGCTTGACGACCCCCGAGGAAGAAGCGGGCCAGGTACCCGAAGGCCCCGGGGTGGTCTTTCTGGTATCCATAGAACGGGATGTTACCACCGGCCGCGAATAGACGGCATTACCGGCTAGGTGGGAGGGTGTTCAACGTCCCGGATGATCTCTTCGGGGGTAATAACACCCAGGGATAGGGCAGCCCGGATTATTCCACGCTGGTCGTAGATTCCAAGTTTCTGTTGGATGTGGAAGCGATGGACGGACGCAGTTTTCGCACTGATACCCAGCTGATAGGCGATCTCTTTATAGTTCATACCCCGGGTAAGCAGGGCAAATACGTCCTGCTCCCGGGAGGTAAGGGTGGCGAAGGCGGACATGAGTGGATCGCTCGGATCCACTTCTGCTACTTCTCGGGGCATTAGGGCGGGATGGGTAACAAAGCGGTCAATACTCGGCAGGCTTTGAAATATTTCTTCCAAGAGCTCCATGGGGGCGTCCTTAAGGATGTACCCCTTGGCCCCGCGTTGGTATGCTTGGCGGACGAATTGTTTTTCTTCGTGCATGCTGAGCACAATAGGGAGGGTGTCTGGAAAATCCTGGTGGATGAGGCTTACCAATTCAAGACCGTTTTCTGTTTTCAGGCTTATATCGATGAATGCCAGATCAATAGTGGTTTCTTTCAGGAGTTTCTCCGCTTGGGATAGTTCTGCTGCCTGATGAATTCGGGCTCCCGGTTCGGTTTTCCGGATGAGCCCGGCAAGGCCTTCTCGAAATAAGGGGTGGTCATCCACCAATAATACGGAGGGTGCCTGTTCCTTCATTTACAACTCCTTTATGGGAATAATAGCCTGGATGCGTACGCCCCCCTGGGAATTTGTGCCAAAAGACATGGTTCCGCGGATAATCTGGATCCGGTCGCGGATGTTCTTCATTCCTGAGCCCTGAGCGGCCGGATTCGACGTGTTCTCTGAATGATCGCCCAACCCCACTCCGTCATCGGAGTACTGGAATATGATTTCCTGACGGGTGCTCCGCAGGGATATGCTGACCTGCCGGGCCCGGCTATGTTTCTGGGCGTTTTGCAGGCATTCCTGAATAATCCGAATGAGTTGGGAGTTTATATGGGGATCTTGGTATGCCATGGGAGAGCCTGTGAGTCCAAGAAGTAGTTCAAAATCACCTGCATCCCGATAGGTTTCTACGAGGTGCTCAATCTGCTGGGTGAAGCCCTGACCGGTTACCCTGGGAAGACTGAGATCCCGGGAGAGGGCCCGAATCTTTTCTATGGCGGTGTGGATATGGGGCTTGGCATCGCTGTTGGATTTAAGTTTCGCCATAGCGAGGGTCTGGGCGACGTCATCATGCAAATCCCGGCTTAACCGGAAGCGGAGATCTTCTTCATAGTGCAGCAGCTGTTTGGTGGTTTCCGAATCCCAGAGGCGTTTTCGTTTTTCAG
Proteins encoded:
- a CDS encoding ABC transporter substrate-binding protein; this translates as MAQGNSARDKLLQQNKKRYIRLKVDRFLRAAVFIGASVLALNGCTPRPEDLRVGFVSTLSGRDSRMGIDERRGITLAVEEMNSQGGMQLAPGLRRPVNLRILDDGGTPEGARSAVSRLIQGGVDVVIGLQTSGLTAAGLEVAQENRTVMISPSATSKQFSARDDYFFRVVNSTQDEARSLARYLEANDLIPRRRIAMVVDISNAVYTLAWSEDLEYFLRELADTDTGDSVIFEQTFYNALEGSGDGADDVDYPGVLAELGDLGDYDALVIATGAIDAGFFAQIIRQQGFTGTLVGSRWAKSMDLIYTGGPAVEGMIFSEMYDPSLETPEFLDFIQRFQSRFGEDPNFSSMHSYETMLYLQAGLSTMDSRELRGHIEGPALRQALSGVRRFPGVTGPVEVDEFGDARRPQVVLRIENRAYRRID
- a CDS encoding sensor histidine kinase, whose protein sequence is MKGQSRKPGFKIRISTMLILSFVCLSLLPILITGTILARDFTTSLSSLILEKNQAIITSLVQDVESFQGQQVSMLTLLRNLGEDSPADRLRIMETILSQNPQINRIYHLSWDGRVQQTVPSQQDLIGLDLSYQPYIRHAMADQSNWTRGGVQWSNTFLSPDEGTPAVAATIGAPSGLYSFTLDLSILNNFLYSQSDTSREFAFILDERGTFIAHPQLTPVLQREDFRGNPGVRELLQDSELRIARHQDEGYTVLLERLPDIGWIAGYNQPLDVARGSAADFQQTTLLFAALFLLITLASNLILVSSSLKPISNLAYLSQRIRQGDYGVAVPSSRLREVSVVSDNFRIMVDAIRERERDLRDFNATLEDRVALRTRELNQSLEDLRHAQNQLIVSEKMAALGQLVAGVAHEMNTPLGVSVTALSSLIQELHTLRQDFDQGSIRRSQMEEFLAVGGETAAILESNINRAVEIVTSLKLLAVDQNLDEWREFNLREYLDRIVFSLSPELKKQGAVCELQCPQDVKMRSFPGALSQVVTNLVMNSLVHAFGDRISVPRIWIMCTSENGRINIEYRDNGLGLGAADPGRIFDPFYTTKRGGGGTGLGLNIVYNLVTNRLRGQVRYLGPNNPGLTTPEEEAGQVPEGPGVVFLVSIERDVTTGRE
- a CDS encoding sensor histidine kinase, with translation MKARGPITIQNLFLFLGIGYLVLFPIILQTLITSRDALLSSSISLIRIQTDLRQTANSPLPDRIQVVRNLAEFLERNQTLHNTAKIDGDFNALLIRMTRILANRATATEEIEILAQLADAMSLRLEDESDLQGRSVDVILVIMIIILGISLVISLSLLDQLQSEKRKRLWDSETTKQLLHYEEDLRFRLSRDLHDDVAQTLAMAKLKSNSDAKPHIHTAIEKIRALSRDLSLPRVTGQGFTQQIEHLVETYRDAGDFELLLGLTGSPMAYQDPHINSQLIRIIQECLQNAQKHSRARQVSISLRSTRQEIIFQYSDDGVGLGDHSENTSNPAAQGSGMKNIRDRIQIIRGTMSFGTNSQGGVRIQAIIPIKEL
- a CDS encoding response regulator transcription factor, whose protein sequence is MKEQAPSVLLVDDHPLFREGLAGLIRKTEPGARIHQAAELSQAEKLLKETTIDLAFIDISLKTENGLELVSLIHQDFPDTLPIVLSMHEEKQFVRQAYQRGAKGYILKDAPMELLEEIFQSLPSIDRFVTHPALMPREVAEVDPSDPLMSAFATLTSREQDVFALLTRGMNYKEIAYQLGISAKTASVHRFHIQQKLGIYDQRGIIRAALSLGVITPEEIIRDVEHPPT